One region of Pyramidobacter sp. YE332 genomic DNA includes:
- a CDS encoding bifunctional (p)ppGpp synthetase/guanosine-3',5'-bis(diphosphate) 3'-pyrophosphohydrolase, with amino-acid sequence MALTEDTVAAAAARNRKKNTEELGAPVAQGGAEAPRRPETETFKFAVSRVNPLASAGKGIGTAVAAREDPGAALKKELNMLRDSYMGRLPVPQRSVTVSFAWQELWGKASRYLSHDDLKQLGEALVFAAQAHGDQMRASGEPYVIHPVYVTSILADMRMDLPTLQAGLLHDVLEDTPVTADEMKNRFGPTVEMLVDGVTKLGKLPFKTFEDYQAENLRKMFLVMAKDIRVVLIKLADRTHNMRSLGALRRDKQQRIAKETLEIYAPLAHRLGIYQVKRTLEDLAFKYYDPTMYYDIKRRVKKRLPEREAIVNQAMETLGERLKSMSIEAHIKGRAKHFYSIFEKMNRKKLSVEQLYDLLALRVIVNDVTTCYTVLGIVHTLWKPIPGQFDDYIANPKNNMYRSLHTTVMGPQGEPLEVQIRTWEMHWLAEYGVAAHWRYKEGQGHIDELDQKLEWIRKTLENGPETNSQEFMERLRDDVLTSDVFVFTPEGDVKSLPRGSCPVDFAYAVHSRIGEQYVGAMVNNRIVAADYVLHNGDIVKIMTSPQGKPSRDWANFVKSSKAKSRIRSYFKRLDSQEKNENIQRGRELLERELKTRLGENFKPVDEVIPCISRIAHDVSCNNADDVLAAIGSGAIGPAGIAQRVCVALNTPVSEAIPQVPEAVGQKPHSFAQKGADVIVEGASGIVVTLAHCCQPVPGDAIVGFSTKVRGIMVHRENCPRLEKAAPERLIPVTWGNTDRKKYDARIIIDALDRPGLFGDIAQVCGNGGINITSVMASQMGSGNSRMKMDIAVQDLEQLYSIIARLNGIRDVIDVYRG; translated from the coding sequence CGCTGGCAAAGGGATCGGCACTGCCGTTGCGGCGCGGGAAGATCCCGGTGCGGCGCTCAAAAAAGAGCTGAATATGCTGCGCGACAGTTACATGGGACGCCTGCCGGTGCCTCAGCGTTCAGTGACCGTCAGCTTCGCCTGGCAGGAACTGTGGGGCAAGGCGTCGCGCTACCTGTCGCATGACGATCTCAAGCAGCTCGGCGAGGCGTTGGTGTTTGCCGCGCAGGCACACGGCGATCAGATGCGCGCCTCCGGCGAGCCCTACGTCATTCACCCTGTGTACGTCACGTCCATCCTCGCCGACATGCGCATGGACCTGCCGACATTGCAGGCCGGCCTGCTGCACGACGTGCTTGAAGACACGCCCGTGACCGCCGACGAGATGAAAAATCGTTTTGGACCGACCGTGGAGATGCTCGTGGACGGCGTCACCAAGCTGGGCAAGCTGCCGTTCAAGACTTTCGAGGACTATCAGGCGGAAAACCTGCGCAAGATGTTCCTCGTTATGGCCAAGGACATCCGCGTCGTCCTCATCAAGCTGGCCGACCGCACGCACAACATGCGCAGCCTCGGCGCTCTGCGCCGCGACAAACAGCAGCGCATCGCCAAGGAGACGCTGGAGATCTACGCGCCGCTGGCGCACCGGCTCGGCATCTATCAGGTCAAGCGCACGCTCGAGGATCTTGCCTTCAAGTATTATGATCCGACCATGTATTACGACATCAAGCGGCGCGTCAAAAAACGCCTGCCGGAGCGCGAAGCCATTGTCAACCAAGCCATGGAGACCCTGGGCGAACGGCTCAAGAGCATGAGCATCGAGGCTCACATCAAGGGGCGGGCCAAACACTTCTACAGCATCTTCGAGAAGATGAACCGCAAGAAACTGTCGGTGGAGCAACTTTACGATCTTCTGGCTCTGAGAGTCATCGTGAACGACGTGACGACCTGCTACACCGTCCTCGGCATCGTCCACACGCTGTGGAAACCGATCCCCGGACAGTTTGACGATTACATCGCCAACCCCAAGAACAACATGTACCGTTCCCTCCACACCACGGTCATGGGGCCGCAGGGCGAGCCGCTGGAAGTGCAGATCCGCACGTGGGAGATGCACTGGCTGGCCGAGTACGGCGTGGCCGCTCACTGGCGCTATAAGGAAGGTCAGGGGCACATCGACGAGCTGGATCAGAAGCTCGAATGGATCCGCAAGACCCTCGAGAACGGGCCGGAGACCAACAGCCAGGAGTTTATGGAACGCCTGCGCGACGATGTGCTGACGTCGGACGTGTTCGTCTTCACGCCCGAGGGCGACGTGAAGAGCCTGCCCCGCGGCAGCTGTCCCGTGGACTTCGCTTATGCCGTGCACAGCCGCATCGGCGAACAGTACGTGGGCGCCATGGTCAACAACCGCATCGTCGCCGCCGACTACGTACTGCACAACGGCGACATCGTCAAGATCATGACTTCGCCGCAGGGAAAGCCTTCGCGCGACTGGGCCAATTTCGTCAAGAGCAGCAAGGCGAAAAGCCGTATCCGCAGCTACTTCAAGCGCCTCGATTCGCAGGAGAAAAACGAGAACATCCAGCGCGGCCGCGAACTGCTGGAGCGGGAATTGAAGACGCGCCTCGGCGAGAATTTCAAACCCGTGGACGAAGTCATCCCCTGCATCAGCCGCATCGCTCACGACGTAAGCTGCAATAACGCCGACGACGTACTGGCGGCGATCGGTTCCGGCGCGATTGGGCCGGCGGGCATCGCCCAGAGAGTCTGCGTGGCGCTGAACACGCCCGTCTCCGAGGCGATACCGCAGGTCCCGGAAGCGGTGGGGCAGAAGCCTCACAGCTTCGCTCAAAAAGGGGCCGACGTGATCGTCGAAGGCGCATCCGGTATCGTTGTGACGCTGGCTCACTGCTGTCAGCCTGTGCCCGGCGACGCCATCGTGGGATTTTCCACGAAGGTGCGCGGCATCATGGTCCATCGCGAAAATTGCCCGCGCCTCGAAAAAGCCGCGCCCGAGCGCCTGATCCCCGTCACATGGGGCAACACCGACCGGAAAAAGTACGACGCGCGCATCATCATCGACGCGCTCGACCGCCCCGGACTTTTCGGCGACATCGCCCAGGTCTGCGGCAACGGCGGCATCAACATCACGTCGGTGATGGCCAGCCAGATGGGCAGCGGCAATTCTCGCATGAAAATGGATATCGCCGTGCAGGATCTGGAACAGCTGTATTCCATCATCGCGCGGCTGAACGGCATCCGCGACGTGATCGACGTATACAGGGGGTAG
- a CDS encoding MBL fold metallo-hydrolase: protein MNYKRIPLGPLWTNSYVIDDGRGTAFCIDAGGDPADVLGYLRNERLKLAAIVLTHGHMDHILGCAALKEATGAALYVPADDEPLLADPNRNLASEFGCEIEAVQPDRLVRDGDVFSVGGISLTALHTPGHTKGSTCYIAEQGGEKLLVSGDTLFARSIGRTDLSGGDSEAMSRSLARLNAIAGDMPVLPGHGPETTLQKEREWNPFLKG from the coding sequence ATGAATTACAAACGCATTCCTCTTGGCCCGCTGTGGACCAATTCCTACGTGATCGACGACGGCCGCGGCACGGCTTTCTGCATCGACGCCGGCGGCGATCCCGCCGACGTGTTGGGTTACCTGCGCAACGAGCGGCTGAAGCTGGCGGCGATCGTCCTGACCCACGGCCACATGGATCACATCCTTGGCTGCGCGGCGCTGAAGGAAGCGACCGGCGCCGCGTTGTACGTGCCGGCGGACGACGAACCGCTGCTCGCGGATCCCAACCGGAATCTGGCCAGCGAGTTCGGCTGCGAGATCGAAGCGGTGCAGCCCGACCGCCTTGTGCGCGACGGCGACGTTTTTTCCGTCGGCGGTATCTCGCTGACGGCGCTGCACACGCCGGGGCACACAAAAGGCAGCACCTGCTACATCGCCGAGCAGGGCGGGGAAAAACTGCTCGTTTCCGGCGACACGCTTTTTGCCCGCAGCATCGGCCGCACCGATCTGAGCGGCGGCGACAGCGAGGCCATGTCCCGCTCGCTGGCCCGTCTCAACGCCATTGCAGGCGACATGCCCGTGCTTCCCGGCCATGGGCCCGAGACGACGCTCCAGAAAGAGCGCGAGTGGAACCCCTTTTTGAAGGGCTGA
- the dtd gene encoding D-aminoacyl-tRNA deacylase, whose translation MRAVVQRVTSSSVDSEGARVGAIGRGFCVLLGVTHGDTEADARWLADKIAGLRVFEDENGKLNRSLADVGGAMLIVSQFTLYGDCRRGRRPSFSEAARPEQADALYEKFVACVRSRGIPAETGVFQTMMTVNIVNDGPVTLIIDTPEREKES comes from the coding sequence ATGAGAGCTGTGGTGCAGAGGGTGACCTCGTCCTCCGTCGATTCCGAAGGCGCTCGCGTCGGCGCCATCGGCAGAGGCTTCTGCGTGCTGCTGGGCGTGACGCACGGCGACACCGAAGCCGACGCCCGCTGGCTGGCCGACAAAATTGCGGGACTGCGCGTGTTCGAAGACGAAAACGGCAAATTGAATCGATCGCTGGCCGACGTGGGCGGAGCGATGCTGATCGTTTCCCAGTTTACGCTGTACGGCGACTGCCGCCGCGGCCGCCGCCCGTCCTTTTCGGAGGCGGCGCGGCCCGAGCAGGCCGACGCGCTTTACGAGAAATTCGTCGCCTGCGTCCGTTCTCGGGGCATTCCCGCCGAGACGGGCGTGTTTCAGACCATGATGACGGTGAATATCGTCAACGACGGACCCGTCACGCTGATTATCGATACTCCGGAGAGAGAGAAAGAGTCATGA